The Rana temporaria chromosome 13, aRanTem1.1, whole genome shotgun sequence genome has a window encoding:
- the LOC120920957 gene encoding MAGE-like protein 2 isoform X28 yields the protein MSDLMQAINTLVDIFEKYSKNLCHGQNLKPAEMEQLIQVELSEAIKNSGDAETIGLVLKAVDRNRDGEISFKEYITLVCVVAKAYYKHLGKARSSLPCIAQQQASANQQLTAGGPTPPTTAGGPPPPQQPPTVQVPSQVSPQQALPPTEAQGQQGAPAQPPAQAPGTTPVQGQQGWPAPPAAQVQQVPTQTAGHPSVSSWGSLQPVAPQVPVQVPATQVPAPQVPAAQVPAPQVPAAQVPAPQVPAAQVPAPQVPATQVPAPQVPAAQVPAPQVPAAQVPAPQVPATQVPAPQVPAAQVPAPHVPASQAPVAQFPYYSYCNWQYQVPQQQAVVPAPVQAPQVPAPQVPAPQVPVQVPAAQVPAPQVPVSQVPAPQVPAPQWQYQAPQQQAVVPAPVPAPQLPAPQVPAPQAPAPQVVAPQVPAPQVPAAQAAPQVVYPQVLAPQWQYQAPQQQAVVPAPVPAPQLPAPQVPAAQVPAPQVPAAQVPAPQVPAAQVPAPQVPAAQVPAPQVPVAQVPAPQVPVAQVPAPQVPAAQVPAATVQTPYIPVAQFPYYGYCNWQYQVPQQQAVVPAPVPAPQVPAPQVPAPQLPAQQVPAAQVPAPQVPAAQVPAPQVPVAQAPAPQVPAAQVPAPQVPVAQAPAPQVPVAQVSAPQVPVAQTPAPQVPAAQAPAPQVPAAQAPAPQVPAAQVPAPQVPVAQAPAPQVPVAQVSAPQVPVAQTPAPQVPAAQAPAPQVPVAQVPAPQVPVAQAPAPQVPVAQVPAPQVPVAQAPAPQVPVAQVSAPQVPVAQTPAPQVPVAQAPAPQVPVAQVPAPQVPVAQAPAPQVPVAQVPAPQVPVAQVPAPQVPVAQAPAPQVPVAQAPAPQVPVAQAPAPQVPVAQVPAPQVPAAQVPAPQVPVAQAPAPQVPVAQAPAPQVPVAQAPAPQVPVAQVPAPQVPVAQAPAATMQTPYIPVAQFPYYSYCNWQYQVPQQQAVVPAPVPAPQLPAPQVPAPQLPAPQVPAPQAPAPQVPAPQVPAPQVPAAQLPAPQVPAPQAPAPQVVAPQAPAPQVVASQAPIQVPATLVPAPQVPASQAPVAQFPYYSYCNWQYQAPQQQAVVPAPVPAPQVPAPQVPAPQLPAQQVPAPQAPAPQVPAPQLPAPQVPAPQAPAPQVVAPQVPAPQVPAAQAALQVVYPQVLAPQWQYQAPQQQAVVPAQQVVSPQAPVQVPAPQVPAPQVPATQVLAPQVPAPQVPAPQVPGTQVPVAQFPYYSYSNWQYQAPQQQAAVPAPVQAPQAPAPQVPAPQAPAPQVVAPQAPAPQVPTPQAPAPQVPTPQVPTPQVPGPQAPAPQVPTPQAPAPQVPATQASAPQVVAPQVLAPQWQYQAPQQQAVVPAPVQAPQLPAPQVPAPQAPAPQGLAPQVPAPQVPAAQAAAPQVVAPQVLAPQWQYQAPQQQAVVPAPVQAPQLPASQVVAPQVPASQVVAPQAPAPQVVAPQVPVQVPAAQAPAPQVVAPQVPVQVPAAQAPAQQVVAPQVSAAQVPQEDLFMVPYSRCDGTTGFALWTPLGFYYY from the exons ATGTCTGACCTCATGCAAGCCATCAACACCCTCGTAGACATCTTCGAGAAGTATTCCAAGAACCTCTGTCATGGTCAGAACCTGAAACCTGCAGAAATGGAGCAGCTCATACAGGTGGAGCTGTCTGAGGCCATCAAA AACTCGGGGGACGCAGAGACCATCGGCCTCGTTCTCAAAGCTGTGGACAGAAACCGTGACGGTGAAATCAGCTTTAAAGAATACATCACGTTGGTGTGTGTGGTCGCCAAGGCCTACTACAAGCATCTGGGCAAAGCCAGGAGCTCGCTGCCTTGTATTGCGCAACAGCAAGCTTCTGCCAATCAGCAACTAACAGCTGGCGGTCCAACACCACCAACAACAGCTGGCGGTCCACCACCACCACAGCAGCCACCAACTGTCCAAGTTCCAAGTCAAGTATCTCCACAGCAAGCACTGCCACCAACCGAGGCTCAGGGCCAACAGGGTGCCCCAGCTCAACCACCAGCTCAGGCACCTGGCACAACACCCGTCCAAGGACAGCAAGGATGGCCAGCTCCACCAGCAGCTCAAGTTCAGCAAGTGCCAACTCAGACCGCTGGCCATCCATCTGTTTCTTCATGGGGAAGCTTACAACCAGTAGCTCCTCAGGTACCTGTACAGGTGCCAGCAACTCAGGTACCTGCCCCACAAGTGCCAGCTGCTCAGGTACCTGCCCCACAAGTGCCAGCTGCTCAGGTACCTGCCCCACAAGTGCCAGCTGCTCAGGTACCTGCCCCACAAGTGCCAGCAACTCAGGTACCTGCCCCACAAGTGCCAGCAGCTCAGGTACCTGCCCCACAAGTGCCAGCTGCTCAGGTCCCCGCACCACAAGTGCCAGCAACTCAGGTACCTGCACCACAAGTGCCAGCTGCTCAGGTCCCAGCACCACACGTGCCAGCTTCTCAGGCTCCTGTAGCACAATTTCCATACTATAGTTATTGCAACTGGCAATATCAAGTACCACAACAGCAAGCTGTAGTTCCTGCACCAGTCCAAGCTCCTCAGGTCCCTGCACCACAAGTGCCAGCTCCTCAGGTACCTGTACAAGTGCCAGCTGCTCAGGTCCCTGCACCACAAGTGCCAGTTTCTCAGGTCCCAGCACCACAAGTGCCAGCTCCTCAGTGGCAATATCAAGCACCACAACAGCAAGCTGTAGTTCCTGCACCAGTGCCAGCACCTCAGCTCCCTGCACCACAAGTGCCAGCTCCTCAAGCTCCTGCACCACAAGTGGTAGCACCTCAGGTACCTGCACCACAAGTGCCAGCTGCTCAAGCTGCACCAcaagtggtttatcctcaggtccTTGCTCCCCAGTGGCAATATCAAGCACCACAACAGCAAGCTGTAGTTCCTGCACCAGTGCCAGCACCTCAGCTCCCTGCACCACAAGTGCCAGCTGCTCAGGTCCCTGCACCACAAGTGCCAGCTGCTCAGGTCCCTGCACCACAAGTGCCAGCTGCTCAGGTCCCCGCACCACAAGTGCCAGCTGCTCAGGTCCCTGCACCACAAGTGCCAGTAGCTCAGGTCCCCGCACCACAAGTGCCAGTAGCTCAGGTCCCCGCACCACAAGTGCCAGCTGCTCAGGTCCCTGCAGCAACAGTGCAAACTCCTTACATTCCGGTAGCACAATTTCCATACTATGGTTATTGCAACTGGCAATATCAAGTACCACAACAGCAAGCTGTAGTTCCTGCACCAGTGCCAGCTCCTCAG GTCCCTGCACCACAAGTGCCAGCTCCTCAGCTCCCTGCACAACAAGTGCCAGCTGCTCAGGTCCCCGCACCACAAGTGCCAGCTGCTCAGGTCCCCGCACCACAAGTGCCAGTTGCTCAGGCACCCGCACCACAAGTGCCAGCTGCTCAGGTCCCTGCCCCACAAGTGCCAGTTGCTCAGGCCCCCGCACCACAAGTGCCAGTTGCTCAGGTCTCTGCCCCACAAGTGCCAGTTGCTCAGACCCCCGCACCACAAGTGCCAGCTGCTCAGGCCCCCGCACCACAAGTGCCAGCTGCTCAGGCCCCCGCACCACAAGTGCCAGCTGCTCAGGTCCCTGCCCCACAAGTGCCAGTTGCTCAGGCCCCCGCACCACAAGTGCCAGTTGCTCAGGTCTCTGCCCCACAAGTGCCAGTTGCTCAGACCCCCGCACCACAAGTGCCAGCTGCTCAGGCCCCCGCACCACAAGTGCCAGTTGCTCAGGTCCCTGCCCCACAAGTGCCAGTTGCTCAGGCCCCCGCACCACAAGTGCCAGTAGCTCAGGTCCCTGCCCCACAAGTGCCAGTTGCTCAGGCCCCCGCACCACAAGTGCCAGTTGCTCAGGTCTCTGCCCCACAAGTGCCAGTTGCTCAGACCCCCGCACCACAAGTGCCAGTTGCTCAGGCCCCCGCACCACAAGTGCCAGTAGCTCAGGTCCCTGCCCCACAAGTGCCAGTTGCTCAGGCCCCCGCACCACAAGTGCCAGTTGCTCAG GTCCCTGCACCACAAGTGCCAGTTGCTCAGGTCCCCGCACCACAAGTGCCAGTAGCTCAGGCCCCCGCACCACAAGTGCCAGTTGCTCAGGCCCCCGCACCACAAGTGCCAGTTGCTCAGGCCCCCGCACCACAAGTGCCAGTTGCTCAGGTCCCCGCACCACAAGTGCCAGCTGCTCAGGTCCCCGCACCACAAGTGCCAGTAGCTCAGGCCCCCGCACCACAAGTGCCAGTTGCTCAGGCCCCCGCACCACAAGTGCCAGTTGCTCAGGCCCCCGCACCACAAGTGCCAGTTGCTCAGGTCCCTGCACCACAAGTGCCAGTTGCTCAGGCCCCTGCGGCAACAATGCAAACTCCTTACATTCCGGTAGCACAATTTCCATACTATAGTTATTGCAACTGGCAATATCAAGTACCACAACAGCAAGCTGTAGTTCCTGCACCAGTGCCAGCTCCTCAG CTCCCTGCACCACAAGTGCCAGCTCCTCAGCTCCCTGCACCACAAGTGCCAGCTCCTCAGGCCCCTGCACCACAAGTGCCAGCTCCCCAGGTACCTGCACCACAAGTGCCAGCTGCTCAGCTCCCTGCACCACAAGTGCCAGCTCCTCAAGCTCCTGCACCACAAGTTGTAGCTCCTCAGGCCCCAGCACCACAAGTTGTAGCTTCTCAGGCACCCATACAAGTGCCAGCTACTCTGGTGCCTGCACCACAAGTGCCAGCTTCTCAGGCTCCTGTAGCACAATTTCCATACTATAGTTATTGCAACTGGCAATATCAAGCACCACAACAGCAAGCTGTAGTTCCTGCACCAGTGCCAGCTCCTCAGGTCCCTGCACCACAAGTGCCAGCTCCTCAGCTCCCTGCACAACAAGTGCCAGCTCCTCAGGCCCCTGCACCACAAGTGCCAGCTCCTCAGCTCCCTGCACCACAAGTGCCAGCTCCTCAGGCTCCTGCACCACAAGTGGTAGCTCCTCAGGTACCTGCACCACAAGTGCCAGCTGCTCAAGCTGCACTACaggtggtttatcctcaggtccTCGCTCCCCAGTGGCAATATCAAGCACCACAACAGCAAGCTGTAGTTCCTGCACAACAAGTGGTATCTCCTCAGGCACCCGTACAAGTGCCAGCTCCCCAGGTACCTGCACCACAAGTGCCAGCTACTCAGGTCCTTGCACCACAAGTGCCAGCTCCACAGGTACCTGCACCACAAGTGCCAGGTACTCAGGTACCTGTAGCACAATTTCCATACTATAGTTATAGCAACTGGCAATATCAAGCACCACAACAGCAagctgcagttcctgcaccagtGCAAGCTCCTCAGGCCCCTGCACCACAAGTGCCAGCTCCTCAGGCTCCTGCACCACAAGTTGTAGCTCCTCAGGCCCCTGCACCACAAGTGCCAACTCCTCAGGCCCCTGCACCACAAGTGCCAACTCCTCAGGTCCCTACACCACAAGTGCCAGGTCCTCAGGCTCCTGCACCACAAGTGCCAACTCCTCAGGCCCCTGCACCACAAGTGCCAGCTACTCAGGCTTCTGCACCACAAGTTGTAGCTCCTCAGGTCCTTGCTCCCCAGTGGCAATATCAAGCACCACAACAGCAAGCTGTAGTTCCTGCACCAGTGCAAGCTCCTCAGCTCCCTGCACCACAAGTGCCAGCTCCTCAGGCTCCTGCACCACAAGGGTTAGCTCCTCAGGTACCTGCACCACAAGTGCCAGC
- the LOC120920957 gene encoding MAGE-like protein 2 isoform X10, producing the protein MSDLMQAINTLVDIFEKYSKNLCHGQNLKPAEMEQLIQVELSEAIKNSGDAETIGLVLKAVDRNRDGEISFKEYITLVCVVAKAYYKHLGKARSSLPCIAQQQASANQQLTAGGPTPPTTAGGPPPPQQPPTVQVPSQVSPQQALPPTEAQGQQGAPAQPPAQAPGTTPVQGQQGWPAPPAAQVQQVPTQTAGHPSVSSWGSLQPVAPQVPVQVPATQVPAPQVPAAQVPAPQVPAAQVPAPQVPAAQVPAPQVPATQVPAPQVPAAQVPAPQVPAAQVPAPQVPATQVPAPQVPAAQVPAPHVPASQAPVAQFPYYSYCNWQYQVPQQQAVVPAPVQAPQVPAPQVPAPQLPAPQVPAPQAPAPQVVAPQVPAPQVPAAQAAPQVVYPQVLAPQWQYQAPQQQAVVPAPVPAPQLPAPQVPAAQVPAPQVPAAQVPAPQVPAAQVPAPQVPAAQVPAPQVPVAQVPAPQVPVAQVPAPQVPAAQVPAATVQTPYIPVAQFPYYGYCNWQYQVPQQQAVVPAPVPAPQVPAPQVPAPQLPAQQVPAAQVPAPQVPAAQVPAPQVPVAQAPAPQVPAAQVPAPQVPVAQAPAPQVPVAQVSAPQVPVAQTPAPQVPAAQAPAPQVPAAQAPAPQVPAAQVPAPQVPVAQAPAPQVPVAQVSAPQVPVAQTPAPQVPAAQAPAPQVPVAQVPAPQVPVAQAPAPQVPVAQVPAPQVPVAQAPAPQVPVAQVSAPQVPVAQTPAPQVPVAQAPAPQVPVAQVPAPQVPVAQAPAPQVPVAQVPAPQVPVAQVPAPQVPVAQAPAPQVPVAQAPAPQVPVAQAPAPQVPVAQVPAPQVPAAQVPAPQVPVAQAPAPQVPVAQAPAPQVPVAQAPAPQVPVAQVPAPQVPVAQVPAPQVPVAQAPAPQVPVAQVPAPQVPVAQAPAPQVPVAQAPAPQVPVAQAPAPQVPVAQLPAPQVPAAQVPAPQVPAPQVPAPQVPAAQAAPQVVYPQVLAPQWQYQAPQQQAVVPAQQVVAPQAPIQVPAPQVPAPQVPAPQVPAPQVPGTLVPVAQFPYYSYSNWQYQAPQQQAAVPAPVPAPQAPAPQVPTPQVPAPQVPAPQAPAPQVVAPQAPAPQAVAPQVSAPQVPAAQLPAPQVPAPQLPAPQVPAPQAPAPQVPAPQVPAPQVPAAQLPAPQVPAPQAPAPQVVAPQAPAPQVVASQAPIQVPATLVPAPQVPASQAPVAQFPYYSYCNWQYQAPQQQAVVPAPVPAPQVPAPQVPAPQLPAQQVPAPQAPAPQVPAPQLPAPQVPAPQAPAPQVVAPQVPAPQVPAAQAALQVVYPQVLAPQWQYQAPQQQAVVPAQQVVSPQAPVQVPAPQVPAPQVPATQVLAPQVPAPQVPAPQVPGTQVPVAQFPYYSYSNWQYQAPQQQAAVPAPVQAPQAPAPQVPAPQAPAPQVVAPQAPAPQVPTPQAPAPQVPTPQVPTPQVPGPQAPAPQVPTPQAPAPQVPATQASAPQVVAPQVLAPQWQYQAPQQQAVVPAPVQAPQLPAPQVPAPQAPAPQGLAPQVPAPQVPAAQAAAPQVVAPQVLAPQWQYQAPQQQAVVPAPVQAPQLPASQVVAPQVPASQVVAPQAPAPQVVAPQVPVQVPAAQAPAPQVVAPQVPVQVPAAQAPAQQVVAPQVSAAQVPQEDLFMVPYSRCDGTTGFALWTPLGFYYY; encoded by the exons ATGTCTGACCTCATGCAAGCCATCAACACCCTCGTAGACATCTTCGAGAAGTATTCCAAGAACCTCTGTCATGGTCAGAACCTGAAACCTGCAGAAATGGAGCAGCTCATACAGGTGGAGCTGTCTGAGGCCATCAAA AACTCGGGGGACGCAGAGACCATCGGCCTCGTTCTCAAAGCTGTGGACAGAAACCGTGACGGTGAAATCAGCTTTAAAGAATACATCACGTTGGTGTGTGTGGTCGCCAAGGCCTACTACAAGCATCTGGGCAAAGCCAGGAGCTCGCTGCCTTGTATTGCGCAACAGCAAGCTTCTGCCAATCAGCAACTAACAGCTGGCGGTCCAACACCACCAACAACAGCTGGCGGTCCACCACCACCACAGCAGCCACCAACTGTCCAAGTTCCAAGTCAAGTATCTCCACAGCAAGCACTGCCACCAACCGAGGCTCAGGGCCAACAGGGTGCCCCAGCTCAACCACCAGCTCAGGCACCTGGCACAACACCCGTCCAAGGACAGCAAGGATGGCCAGCTCCACCAGCAGCTCAAGTTCAGCAAGTGCCAACTCAGACCGCTGGCCATCCATCTGTTTCTTCATGGGGAAGCTTACAACCAGTAGCTCCTCAGGTACCTGTACAGGTGCCAGCAACTCAGGTACCTGCCCCACAAGTGCCAGCTGCTCAGGTACCTGCCCCACAAGTGCCAGCTGCTCAGGTACCTGCCCCACAAGTGCCAGCTGCTCAGGTACCTGCCCCACAAGTGCCAGCAACTCAGGTACCTGCCCCACAAGTGCCAGCAGCTCAGGTACCTGCCCCACAAGTGCCAGCTGCTCAGGTCCCCGCACCACAAGTGCCAGCAACTCAGGTACCTGCACCACAAGTGCCAGCTGCTCAGGTCCCAGCACCACACGTGCCAGCTTCTCAGGCTCCTGTAGCACAATTTCCATACTATAGTTATTGCAACTGGCAATATCAAGTACCACAACAGCAAGCTGTAGTTCCTGCACCAGTCCAAGCTCCTCAGGTCCCTGCACCACAAGTGCCAGCTCCTCAG CTCCCTGCACCACAAGTGCCAGCTCCTCAAGCTCCTGCACCACAAGTGGTAGCACCTCAGGTACCTGCACCACAAGTGCCAGCTGCTCAAGCTGCACCAcaagtggtttatcctcaggtccTTGCTCCCCAGTGGCAATATCAAGCACCACAACAGCAAGCTGTAGTTCCTGCACCAGTGCCAGCACCTCAGCTCCCTGCACCACAAGTGCCAGCTGCTCAGGTCCCTGCACCACAAGTGCCAGCTGCTCAGGTCCCTGCACCACAAGTGCCAGCTGCTCAGGTCCCCGCACCACAAGTGCCAGCTGCTCAGGTCCCTGCACCACAAGTGCCAGTAGCTCAGGTCCCCGCACCACAAGTGCCAGTAGCTCAGGTCCCCGCACCACAAGTGCCAGCTGCTCAGGTCCCTGCAGCAACAGTGCAAACTCCTTACATTCCGGTAGCACAATTTCCATACTATGGTTATTGCAACTGGCAATATCAAGTACCACAACAGCAAGCTGTAGTTCCTGCACCAGTGCCAGCTCCTCAG GTCCCTGCACCACAAGTGCCAGCTCCTCAGCTCCCTGCACAACAAGTGCCAGCTGCTCAGGTCCCCGCACCACAAGTGCCAGCTGCTCAGGTCCCCGCACCACAAGTGCCAGTTGCTCAGGCACCCGCACCACAAGTGCCAGCTGCTCAGGTCCCTGCCCCACAAGTGCCAGTTGCTCAGGCCCCCGCACCACAAGTGCCAGTTGCTCAGGTCTCTGCCCCACAAGTGCCAGTTGCTCAGACCCCCGCACCACAAGTGCCAGCTGCTCAGGCCCCCGCACCACAAGTGCCAGCTGCTCAGGCCCCCGCACCACAAGTGCCAGCTGCTCAGGTCCCTGCCCCACAAGTGCCAGTTGCTCAGGCCCCCGCACCACAAGTGCCAGTTGCTCAGGTCTCTGCCCCACAAGTGCCAGTTGCTCAGACCCCCGCACCACAAGTGCCAGCTGCTCAGGCCCCCGCACCACAAGTGCCAGTTGCTCAGGTCCCTGCCCCACAAGTGCCAGTTGCTCAGGCCCCCGCACCACAAGTGCCAGTAGCTCAGGTCCCTGCCCCACAAGTGCCAGTTGCTCAGGCCCCCGCACCACAAGTGCCAGTTGCTCAGGTCTCTGCCCCACAAGTGCCAGTTGCTCAGACCCCCGCACCACAAGTGCCAGTTGCTCAGGCCCCCGCACCACAAGTGCCAGTAGCTCAGGTCCCTGCCCCACAAGTGCCAGTTGCTCAGGCCCCCGCACCACAAGTGCCAGTTGCTCAG GTCCCTGCACCACAAGTGCCAGTTGCTCAGGTCCCCGCACCACAAGTGCCAGTAGCTCAGGCCCCCGCACCACAAGTGCCAGTTGCTCAGGCCCCCGCACCACAAGTGCCAGTTGCTCAGGCCCCCGCACCACAAGTGCCAGTTGCTCAGGTCCCCGCACCACAAGTGCCAGCTGCTCAGGTCCCCGCACCACAAGTGCCAGTAGCTCAGGCCCCCGCACCACAAGTGCCAGTTGCTCAGGCCCCCGCACCACAAGTGCCAGTTGCTCAGGCCCCCGCACCACAAGTGCCAGTTGCTCAGGTCCCTGCACCACAAGTGCCAGTTGCTCAG GTCCCTGCACCACAAGTGCCAGTTGCTCAGGCCCCCGCACCACAAGTGCCAGTAGCTCAGGTCCCTGCCCCACAAGTGCCAGTTGCTCAGGCCCCCGCACCACAAGTGCCAGTTGCTCAGGCCCCCGCACCACAAGTGCCAGTTGCTCAGGCCCCCGCACCACAAGTGCCAGTTGCTCAGCTCCCTGCACCACAAGTGCCAGCTGCTCAGGTCCCAGCACCACAAGTGCCAGCTCCTCAGGTACCTGCACCACAAGTGCCAGCTGCTCAAGCTGCACCAcaagtggtttatcctcaggtccTTGCTCCCCAGTGGCAATATCAAGCACCACAACAGCAAGCTGTAGTTCCTGCACAACAAGTTGTAGCTCCTCAGGCACCCATACAAGTGCCAGCTCCCCAGGTACCTGCACCACAAGTGCCAGCTCCACAGGTACCTGCACCACAAGTGCCAGGTACTCTGGTACCTGTAGCACAATTTCCATACTATAGTTATAGCAACTGGCAATATCAAGCACCACAACAGCAggctgcagttcctgcaccagtGCCAGCTCCTCAG GCCCCTGCACCACAAGTGCCAACTCCTCAGGTCCCTGCACCACAAGTGCCAGCTCCTCAGGCCCCTGCACCACAAGTTGTAGCTCCTCAGGCCCCTGCACCACAAGCGGTAGCTCCCCAGGTATCTGCACCACAAGTGCCAGCTGCTCAGCTCCCTGCACCACAAGTGCCAGCTCCTCAGCTCCCTGCACCACAAGTGCCAGCTCCTCAGGCCCCTGCACCACAAGTGCCAGCTCCCCAGGTACCTGCACCACAAGTGCCAGCTGCTCAGCTCCCTGCACCACAAGTGCCAGCTCCTCAAGCTCCTGCACCACAAGTTGTAGCTCCTCAGGCCCCAGCACCACAAGTTGTAGCTTCTCAGGCACCCATACAAGTGCCAGCTACTCTGGTGCCTGCACCACAAGTGCCAGCTTCTCAGGCTCCTGTAGCACAATTTCCATACTATAGTTATTGCAACTGGCAATATCAAGCACCACAACAGCAAGCTGTAGTTCCTGCACCAGTGCCAGCTCCTCAGGTCCCTGCACCACAAGTGCCAGCTCCTCAGCTCCCTGCACAACAAGTGCCAGCTCCTCAGGCCCCTGCACCACAAGTGCCAGCTCCTCAGCTCCCTGCACCACAAGTGCCAGCTCCTCAGGCTCCTGCACCACAAGTGGTAGCTCCTCAGGTACCTGCACCACAAGTGCCAGCTGCTCAAGCTGCACTACaggtggtttatcctcaggtccTCGCTCCCCAGTGGCAATATCAAGCACCACAACAGCAAGCTGTAGTTCCTGCACAACAAGTGGTATCTCCTCAGGCACCCGTACAAGTGCCAGCTCCCCAGGTACCTGCACCACAAGTGCCAGCTACTCAGGTCCTTGCACCACAAGTGCCAGCTCCACAGGTACCTGCACCACAAGTGCCAGGTACTCAGGTACCTGTAGCACAATTTCCATACTATAGTTATAGCAACTGGCAATATCAAGCACCACAACAGCAagctgcagttcctgcaccagtGCAAGCTCCTCAGGCCCCTGCACCACAAGTGCCAGCTCCTCAGGCTCCTGCACCACAAGTTGTAGCTCCTCAGGCCCCTGCACCACAAGTGCCAACTCCTCAGGCCCCTGCACCACAAGTGCCAACTCCTCAGGTCCCTACACCACAAGTGCCAGGTCCTCAGGCTCCTGCACCACAAGTGCCAACTCCTCAGGCCCCTGCACCACAAGTGCCAGCTACTCAGGCTTCTGCACCACAAGTTGTAGCTCCTCAGGTCCTTGCTCCCCAGTGGCAATATCAAGCACCACAACAGCAAGCTGTAGTTCCTGCACCAGTGCAAGCTCCTCAGCTCCCTGCACCACAAGTGCCAGCTCCTCAGGCTCCTGCACCACAAGGGTTAGCTCCTCAGGTACCTGCACCACAAGTGCCAGC